The genomic interval GGAGCAGCTCCAGATGCTCGTCATGGCCAAGACGAAGCAGCGGGTGCCTTATGCTGATGAGGTGGAGTCTTCAGAGGAGTCTCCTGAAGACTTGGAGGCCCTGATAAAGGAAGCCAGGGGtggggatgaagaggaggagatggaggataCCTCTGCCGATGACAATGACACAGAGGTAAGTCTCAATAAACTTTCGCTGAAATAAAATTCCAACCAATGCAACCAATAGCTGGTGAATTATACTATCCTCTGACAGTGAATTATTGTGTATTTGCTTTTGTGTGTCTACAGCAGGAAGTGGTACTAACTGATGAGGAAATGGCAATCAAAGCCTATTTATCTGATGGAGATCCATTGCCTCCACACATCCTGGACATGGTTATTGCACCATACTGGAAACAAGAGCCATACAAGTACTtgtacacacacccacacaaaaaTGCAAACTTCCAGCACTTGATCCTACTAAAAGTAGATGTTTGATATGTTTGGAAATAaacttatttactttcttgctgagTTAGATTAGAAGATTGACAACACTCTCATATCTATACAATAGATATGAAGCtaagctaacttagcttagcacaaatcTTACTTcacttagcataaagactggaaacaggagggaacagttagcctggcttttccaaaggtaacaaaatccacctaccagcaaCTCTAACCATGTAACTAATGAATTAATATTTACTGTTGCATACAGACATAAGAGAAGTaacaatcttctcatctaacttggCAAGAAAGCGAATAAGCATAGtacccaaaatgtcaaacttttccttGTGAACACCTGACAACATAAGGTGTTTACTTACCTCAACATTCTCTCTCGTAGGTCcacaggttttattttggaggGCTTCCCGCATCATCCCGATGAGGTGCAGTACATGTTGCAGCAACATCTCTTCCCTGACACTGTGGTTATCATGGCGCTGGATGTCACGGAAGTTCAGAAACGGCTGTTGCCGAGATACCTGGAGAAGTGGCGCGAGCGTCGCAACCACCGTGATGCACAGCTTAACATCCTTCGTGATCTGCGTAAGAAAAACCGGGTAAGCAAGTTGGTAATGTAACTTTCCCACCAACTTTATTATGAAGCATTAGGTGACACAATTACTTTAATGCCTTtggaacaggaggaaaacattATCAAGAGAAGGGCTGAACTCATGGCAGAAAAAGGTgccacaacagcaaaaacaaaggTAAAGCATCTCATCATAACCACAGTCATCCCCTCTCTACATCACTGGTGAAtccttccctcttcttcttgtcacctaaccaagtagtttaGGTATGAGGATGAAGAAGGTGATGAAGCggaagaagaggaagctgcaggGGACATAGAGGATGAGATAGAGACCATGCTGGAGGAGGAGTTTCCTTTAGAAGAGAATAACGAAGACATGGAGAATGAGGAGAGTGAGGATGCAGCTACTGAGAGGCTGGAGACGGAGATAGAGGAGCGTTTtgtgacagatgaaaacaaccTTGTCACTCTAAcggtacaaacacacaaacccataAAGGCACTTAACCAGCAAAACAATGATTTGGTTGCCACACCCTTACAATTTCTGCTATTATGTTACTGCAAAGTGGTTGTACTTTACTTACCCTCATACGttctgttttgtgcttttctaTGATCAGGAGCTGCTGAGTGAGCAAAACATACCCAGCATTTCAATCAGTGCAGCTCGCAGGCTCCGAATCGTGCGGCATCAGCTGCTTCAGAAAATACAACCTCTGCTGACTAACAGGGAGTCACTCTTCCAACAATGTCAGCCCATCTCATACAGCCTGgcacagaagctgctgctctcctcttACAAGTTACACAGTGCCTTTGGTTGCTGGGATCCCATCAAGGTGGGTATCATTCAGGGATGGTATCATCATTGGGATGAAGCCCTGATTTTTGTCATTAATAAATATTCTATAAGTAATGTCAGACATTGTTTATCCCCCCTCTATAGcaatacaaagagagagacttAATCCAGCCTCTGCAGTGGCCTCTCAATACCACATATCCTCTGATCTTCCATCAATACATCTACTTCTTTGCATCCAAAGAGAATCGCAACACTTTTATGCTCAACCCCTTGAAGTACCTTAGGCAGCCCAAGCCCATCCCAGCTCTCCCAGTTAAAATGGCTGTCCTTGGACCACCCAAATCTGGAAAAACCACTGGTAAGACTCATGACAGCTGCAAAATAATCCACACTCTCAATGCTtatcccttttttatttttggtcttCATTCTTCTtggttttcttttatttctacAGTGGCAGAGATGTTTGCTCAAAAATATGGCTTGGTGCGGCTGTCCATTGGTGGTGTTATGCGCATGGTGCTTAACACTCAGGGGCATACTGATCTGGCTGTCCAGATGACAAAGTATCTCTCCCAGGGCCTGGTGGTGCCTGATGAATTGGCAATTCAGTGTCTGGAGGTGGCGCTCATGAGCTCAGTCTGCAGCACTCGAGGGTAAGATCCTAAGACCTGACCTGACACATGATTTTTGGGTTTCAAGATGAAGACTACATTCTTATTCATCATGAAACCTGCACAGGCGTGAAGAAGACATTTTTACGTATTTGATGTTCCAGGTACGTGTTGGATGGTTTTCCGATGACACTTAAACAGACAGAGCTCATGGGTTCTCGGAGCATCATCCCCATGATAGTAGCTGAGCTTCAACTGGACACAGTAGAGGTGCTCAAGAGAGGTCTTGTGGACAAGATAAAACCCAACAAGTGAGagaacactcacacacaacagtgggaatgataaatacacagaaatcaTGTATGAGagcttttaaaatcacaaacCTTTAAAGTTAATGTAGTAATATGTGTTCtgttccccctccctcctcgAATTATAGACCTCACCCGATGCACGACAGCTCTGAGATCCTCCACATCCGTAACTCCTGTTACaagcaggaggtggagcaggtgaGGAAATACTTCCAGCAGCAATATCAGAACTGGATTCTGCTTGATGGACTTAAGAGCAAATGGTGGATCTGGAACAGCATTATTAAGGAAGTCAGTATCAGCATGACATATATCCACAGCTACCTGGAGAGGACACGCAACGGTGAGTACAAGATGCTTATCCAGGCATCAGCTAAGCACGGTTTTTAAAACCTGAAGTAACACTGAAAACCCAATCATCTAGACCTCTTTTTTCAACCTATCTCTTTTTAATTGCTCATAGcagtttgcaaaaaaaataacTTACAAATACAGTGAGTAGATAACAAACATTAGGTCATCccccacattttaattttgtaggTCAGGCTGCCTGCATCAACAGGCTGTGCATCACACCCAAGGAGCTGCACTATCGGCTTGGAGAGTTTGGCCAGTACTGCCCTGTCTGCCTGGCTCTACATCATCACCTGGTGGACGGCTCAGAAACTGCAGTTTTGACTCATGCAGCTGAGTACAAGGGACAATATTACAAGATGTGTGGTGAAGAGCATTTAGAGGTCAGTGGAATGGAGTTGCACACAGATATCAAATGATCAAAGGTGAAAAGTTGTTCTGCCTttcatatattaatattatttaactgtgactgaaagaaaatataacattttgtaTAACGTATTGCTCTCAACCACAGAAGTTCCTGTCCAGTCCAGATCAGTTTGTGACCCCTGGCTGCCCACATACTCTCCCACAATCCCACCTCCTCCCAAGAAAACTAACTGAAATTCAGGTGAAGAACAGGTTCCCACAGCAGGTTGAGATGAAGGGCTTTTGTCCTGTGACTTACCTGGATGGAAAGCAGAGGTAAATCCAACTCTAATCATATCTCCCCTGCTTGAAGGTATATTTCTGAAAGCTGAACAAATGTGCACACCACTGGATTCTTTATGTTGTGCAGGCAGATAGTTCTCTTTAAGTTTCTGCTCCAAAGAAAAGGTGAATTTTGAAAGATGTCTTCTTACTGCACTCAACTCTTATATTAGTCACTATATTTTCTAGTTTTCTATTCATGTAAGACTTATTTGTTCATAGGTATGAAGCCCTGGTTCGAGGAAAGATGGAATATGCTGTGGAATACAGAGAACTGATCTACATTTTTGAGACAAAGGAGAAACAAGACAAGTTTTTGAGGTGCGTTTCTATCTCTGTCATTAATCCTTTCTTCTTACAAGGATCAAATCAATGCATAACAGTAATACAGACAGTGTAACATTATTGTGCCTTGCTCAATTTTGGTCTATTCAGTAAAACTTGGTGTTAACACATTATCTATCAAGGACTCCTGAAACCTATTGGGACCAAAAGCTGCCCAGTAAagttcctcctctctgtgaacCTGTACCCCTCACAGCGCTTCCAACGCTGGGTTACCTGGAACAGGTAAACACACTAAGTCTCATCAGCAGAGATTTTATAATGTCATATAATGAAGTGTTTTTCTGAGatatctgctctgctctgagtAAAGTCTGTATTTTTTAGGGTGTGGCAGTAGCAGTCATCAAGGCCATGACAGCTGTTGGCTGTCTCAAACCAAAGTATCCTTTCCTCAGTATACAAAGATCAGCACTCCTCTATGTGGCCTTTTATCTGAAAGGTAAACAAAATTCAAGGTTACCTCAGGTCTTTCCTCAAAATTAAtacttttaactttaaaaacttttaaatcCAGATCTTTCCGttgttatactgtattttccCATATATATTGTGTCTTTTACTTATGTAATAAATGAAAGGTCACATTTTTACAGCTTTCAACAACAAGAGCACAGACTACACTCGCCAGAAGTACAAAAAGAAGCTGGCCTTGTTTGAAGAAAACTGTGCACTCATCCCCTACCTGAGCTCAACAATGAGAGGGAACTACAGGCCTCCCAGTGAATGTCCCATTGACTTTGAGTTCAAACTGAACAGATTCCTGGCTTTGGAGGACTTGCCGAGAGCCAACTGTGTGCTGTAGCTGAGCCTGTTTTACACCTTCAACTCACTGTATGGTGTGATGACCCGTGtgacataaatatattttaaaagtaacCTGCTGaaagaatttattttattaagagCTGTCTGTAATAAAACATTGAACACTACATACACTAATTTAAACACTGCACTTTTCATGCatgacataaaatgaaatgaattttaGGCAAGCATGTTTCTTCATATTACTCCTGAAACAGAAGACAGGCAGGAGAATGGCCACTGATACACACTAATGACTCATCTTTAATCTGTCGATATTATACTATGTATTATCGTATGAGTAACTGTAAATTATACGTTAATACACGTCAATGCAGACTATGATGGACTGAGTTGACTGCTCGATAATGAATGCATCTACAGTACGCCTTTGTTAAGATTCCTTCTCGCAGCAACAAGGGAAGGCTTTGCTTTGCCTTTTGTTTATATTATACTTGATTTATTGCGCACCCGAATGATTGACAGCATGATTGCTAATTTGCACATTTAAATCACAGAGATTACcattctttaaaataaagcacagacTGAATGGATACTAATTTATAGCAGCAGTGACTGGCAAGGGttcaaaaatagaaatgaaactGCAAGGACCGATTGCTTTTACTTTACGTTACATAAATCAAAAGTCTTtctattaaagaaaaaaacatgcctTCTAGTCACGCGAGACTTCAGGGAGAATACTGAGCGCGAATTCTGCCCGGCGGTCCTCACTGTGATCAGCTGTGTTGTGTTCGGCTGCTGTAAACTAGGTAAGTAGTTTCCATAAGCTATCATATCGGTCCTCTCAGTTTCTTATATCGATGCGAAACCAACCACAAAATAATCAACTGCTATCTGGCTACACAGTAACTTTATGTTTAGCATGTAGCGTTAGTTAGCCAGCTAAGCTAGTTCTGTAACTTGGCTAACCTAACGGTTACTGTTGTCAGTATTTTGGTTTAACTCAACGTAACTGAAATCCCGCATCACATGAAAGTTGCCGAAAGGCGTTGCGCCAGTTAGCAAAGCCAAGAAATGTGACAATAGCGTTGTAGCCGGAGAATTGGAGCCGCTGTTTAAAGTTCAACTAACCGCAGTGCTCCATGCTAGTAAATCCGGtgactgttttctttcactttcatttctccCGAAGAGTAGGTGGGCTAGGATGTCTAAGAGGAAAAGCAGCTCAGTTAGTGAAAACGCCAGCAAACGGGCCAAACCTGtgcaagaggaagaagaggaggatgaaaacGTTGCTGATGGTGACGAGGATGATCCTCTACTGAGTGCACAGGTTTGTACAGTCACTGTCATGCCACGAATTCTTCAAACTTTTCTCTCTACAAAGAAACtatatataatttttgtttctttacaatCCTGTTGCACTCTCTGAGATAAGACACATTTgtatcatactgtatatggagTGAAGTGACAGAGATAACCTATGTTCAGGTGCACTGTGCCCGTGAGGTGGTGAGTGATGCAGGGATTGTGGAGAGCATCACATTGAAGAACTTCATGTGCCATTCACTCCTAGGCCCATTCACATTTGGTTCCAACGTCAACTTTGTTGTTGGCAACAATGGAAGTGAGTGAAACTACTTAACCAGAATGTTATTCCacaaagtattcagatcttttgaactgaaattaaaagaaaCCTTTGTTTCCCAGTCCAGGAACTAGGTGTACTGAAAGTCTGTCTGGCATTGCTGTCATGGCAACTGATTCCCTAAACTTGCCCTAACTTGTTATGTGGCAGATTAATATGATCATAGCCTCTTGTCCCAGACCAGTTGTCAGGCTCAACTCGTTATGAAGGAGTTAAGCTA from Lates calcarifer isolate ASB-BC8 linkage group LG7_1, TLL_Latcal_v3, whole genome shotgun sequence carries:
- the ak9 gene encoding LOW QUALITY PROTEIN: adenylate kinase 9 (The sequence of the model RefSeq protein was modified relative to this genomic sequence to represent the inferred CDS: deleted 1 base in 1 codon), translating into MIKVSTSNKVDKGVPLSNAQMDCFVDNLMEDEAERENLLAKPTCFIIIGRPGVGKSTLAKKIAESWKCVLIDDTDLLNTHIKNKTKQGVELLKILSEGKSIPEDEVLQLILDRFNSPDVEHYGYVLSCLPFMSEECLKIREQIEMIKNLKLTPDFIINIKCADKDLTQRLSGLKQYPETGQLYNRDQWKREDVYINKKENKDEEAEEEEEQVILLTKMVWTPENLARNAFIRINMYKETMLRPLEDYMTDHNPLYLLELDGNNTPEELHSSVMSRLGSMAIKRVSIPILLHQTDDEELPEDIDTEELLRMKSSSRVVAPRFRWRRSRWGQTCPVALREGQVIPGKPELSVGFQDKLYILSSQEAYQKFVTNPRRYLLPPMPRPPCRVSIIGPPQAGKSTLCKLLAQHYSTLVLDMEELVQPLLAKVEQERLDKIKQETTEVAIEKIKMKMEQDGGQNSDDTNSVEVTEDHPEVKAMVLSALEEAKQLSTSLLLLYAEALENRIKEIADAEVRTGWVLDNFPKNFSQMDALQQGEILPDIIFCLKDSGGNQVLKRLYEMNKERVDQAVRKRLQDAQSEKEKQALNQNEQDSEVHSNLETVVEETDDNHEPSGTTSPVHPDMIKKEAVTLPDHWEFGYPDGPEMNDYKLQLQQFMSEWEQMQSALSVAHSVLEIDGKSPEDLLQEMVLQMEKPFKYVPWELSTVDLDEEAEDIEALAELERAEEASSDNEAAEEEENEGGTTAKRLLGDTHHFCPVALKNHNVLWPCTDETAAKYRERTFYFSSPEARDIFLQDPMQFVAKTEPLKPPALRVLLLGPRGSGKTTHGEWLAQQFGLFHIQFREQLQMLVMAKTKQRVPYADEVESSEESPEDLEALIKEARGGDEEEEMEDTSADDNDTEQEVVLTDEEMAIKAYLSDGDPLPPHILDMVIAPYWKQEPYKSTGFILEGFPHHPDEVQYMLQQHLFPDTVVIMALDVTEVQKRLLPRYLEKWRERRNHRDAQLNILRDLRKKNREENIIKRRAELMAEKGATTAKTKFRYEDEEGDEAEEEEAAGDIEDEIETMLEEEFPLEENNEDMENEESEDAATERLETEIEERFVTDENNLVTLTELLSEQNIPSISISAARRLRIVRHQLLQKIQPLLTNRESLFQQCQPISYSLAQKLLLSSYKLHSAFGCWDPIKQYKERDLIQPLQWPLNTTYPLIFHQYIYFFASKENRNTFMLNPLKYLRQPKPIPALPVKMAVLGPPKSGKTTVAEMFAQKYGLVRLSIGGVMRMVLNTQGHTDLAVQMTKYLSQGLVVPDELAIQCLEVALMSSVCSTRGYVLDGFPMTLKQTELMGSRSIIPMIVAELQLDTVEVLKRGLVDKIKPNKPHPMHDSSEILHIRNSCYKQEVEQVRKYFQQQYQNWILLDGLKSKWWIWNSIIKEVSISMTYIHSYLERTRNGQAACINRLCITPKELHYRLGEFGQYCPVCLALHHHLVDGSETAVLTHAAEYKGQYYKMCGEEHLEKFLSSPDQFVTPGCPHTLPQSHLLPRKLTEIQVKNRFPQQVEMKGFCPVTYLDGKQRYEALVRGKMEYAVEYRELIYIFETKEKQDKFLRTPETYWDQKLPSKVPPLCEPVPLTALPTLGYLEQGVAVAVIKAMTAVGCLKPKYPFLSIQRSALLYVAFYLKAFNNKSTDYTRQKYKKKLALFEENCALIPYLSSTMRGNYRPPSECPIDFEFKLNRFLALEDLPRANCVL